The Trichomycterus rosablanca isolate fTriRos1 chromosome 22, fTriRos1.hap1, whole genome shotgun sequence genome has a window encoding:
- the crebbpb gene encoding CREB binding protein b isoform X2 — MADNLLDMGPPNAKRPKLNSPALSSSDGPDLGSLFDLENDLPDELIPNGDVGLLSMPSNGDGGVAGRMGGMVPDAAAKHKQLSQLLQSGSGGQPGMVGQLSTLCKSPLGQASPSHPSQPQKPVGTPSGPGNSGSPGMGMNTGFNQAVLNSGQAHGLMSQNMAQQGQMMNGMMGPAGRGRAAPGMQYQGQTMQGTPGGGGGTPGVSLAGSVLAETLTQGAPQMSAHNAINPQQTGNLVKMGMGATNGPFGQQYVQGAVQQMNSAGVNVQLQNKAALSNSIQPTLKGASSVQNLLQQVPAVGMMPGQGAPAAPTADPEKRKLIQQQLVLLLHAHKCQRREQANGEVQPCLLPHCRTMKNVLNHMTHCQAGKSCQVAHCASSRQIISHWKNCTRHDCPVCLPLKTASDKRNQQPMLNPTNTGIQTPMGTVGNTQPTAPSINSATHIDPSSMQRAYEALGLPYGNQSASQTQGLGQQTSQNQSIQQQLRTMNSLGTNQMNMGGNGMGISTADQTGLHTDSSLPSSLSNQLMSDGSGVGGMGNLPSATAPSMPGMEKTWHEHVTQDLRNHLVHKLVQAIFPTPDPAALKDKRMENLVAYARKVEGDMYESANSRDEYYHFLAEKIYKIQKELEEKRKSRLQRQPPIGTQGVQQPGIPQPNAMGTAQAIRPPNGPLPMSSVPNQIMNRLKAPQGLNQFNAMAMQNVQISQSPVGSRAPSPMNHPAQMNMGSVNTVGMSPSRMMQAQSMMGAHANNMVGQTPNQNQFMNQTQFPNSAAAVNVNLAQQAGQAGVTQPQQQNSNLSLNALGSLTPQPAMCSTPPPPTSGMVAPNLQHMAQPSTPASTGSQATPTHIPRPPSVLCASPNPSQPLTPLQSQPEPALQTPQAASEQAQHPATPLSQGAANMDNQVPTPASEADTHPQPEIPVALPKTEPEEEKPDLESGKKQLDIKSEDEDIKALPVKKEEPQSAEPKQEPMDSEEKKPEVKTEAKEEEDSEPSGTTSSSQSPQTHKKIFKPEELRQALMPTLEALYRQDPESLPFRQPVDPMLLGIPDYFDIVKNPIDLSTIKRKLDTGQYQEPWQYVDDIWLMFNNAWLYNRKTSRVYKYCSKLSEVFEQEIDPVMQGLGYCCGRKYEFSPQTLCCYGKQLCTISRDGTYYSYQNRYHFCEKCFNEIQGDSVTLGDDPAQPQTMISKDQFEKKKNDMLDPEPFVECKDCCRKMHQICVLHCDAIWSSGFVCDNCLKKSGKTRKDNKFSAKRLQSTRLGTYIEDRVNKFLKRQNHPEAGEVFVRVVASSDKMVDVKPGMKARFVDSGEMSESFPYRTKALFAFEEIDGVDVCFFGMHVQEYGSNCPFPNTRRVYISYLDSIHFFKPRLLRTAVYHEILIGYLEYVKKLGYVMGHIWACPPSEGDDYIFHCHPPDQKIPKPKRLQEWYRKMLDKSFAERIIHDYKDIFKQATEDRLTSANELPYFEGDFWPNVLEESIKELEQEEEERKKEESTATSEIVEGNQADSKNAKKKNNKKTNKNKSSMSRANKKKPGMPNVANDLSQKLYATMEKHKEVFFVIHLHAGPVINTLPPIVDPDPMLTCDLMDGRDAFLTLARDKHWEFSSLRRCKWSTMCMLVELHNQGQDRFVYTCNECKHHVETRWHCTVCEDFDLCINCYKSKGHEHQMVKWGLGLDDDSSNQSSEASKSPQESRRLSIQRCIQSLVHACQCRNANCSLPSCQKMKRVVQHTKGCKRKTNGGCPVCKQLIALCCYHAKHCPENKCPVPFCLNIKHKLRQQQIQQRLHQAQMMRRRMALMQGRTMQKPMPSPNSGAPGTPNSQSQPQTPQPLPNQPQVPTQNLAVMPQAFTNNGHSSQPPTPGKQGPQSSPLHQQQSPLPMPPQQHPQAPTPQQQQSLAALAVARNIEMAAKAKQQQEQQSNFQVNMNGVPMNQPRMMVPMQVMGPRGPQPMQSMQSGPWGPGMQGAMQNPQAPQPQQVPMQQVTMVSQQPQVTQQTQLLQRPMMQPQQARPMQSVMPPQPVPPQTPQQMGIAQRGTGSSIAPGALQELLRTLKSPSSPQQQQQVLNILKSNPHLMAAFIKQRTAAKYQASQPQQAPQQQQNPQAMMAGQPGMQNIAAMQGGPVMRPGMQPQQAAAAQGLGALGPQGQLMNAAHNGNQQLYRRQLMQQQQQQQQQGAMAPGQGRFPRPQGAASYSQIRMQQQQQMATGPINQMSGMAQIGQAGINMDPSQNIMQQRMLQQQQQQQQQQQLPQQMLKQQLGSPPQATLMSPQPHMLPGHQQGSHLPGQAMVNTLGNQVRSPAPVQSPRPPSQQPPHSSPSPRMQPLPSPQHASLHSNSPHPTLAGPMSGSMDQAHLCTPEQSTMLPQLNTPNRRGLTDDLGMVGDSTGDTLEEFVKRL; from the exons ATGGCTGACAACCTCTTGGATATGGGACCCCCCAACGCAAAGCGTCCTAAGCTGAATTCCCCTGCTCTGTCTTCGTCCGACGGTCCAG ACTTGGGGTCCTTGTTTGACTTGGAAAACGACCTCCCAGACGAACTGATCCCCAATGGTGATGTGGGACTGCTGTCTATGCCGAGCAATGGCGATGGAGGAGTTGCGGGCAGGATGGGTGGCATGGTGCCTGATGCTGCTGCCAAACACAAGCAGCTCTCGCAGCTCCTGCAGTCAGGCAGCGGTGGTCAGCCCGGCATGGTTGGGCAGCTAAGCACCTTGTGCAAGAGTCCACTAGGTCAGGCCTCACCGAGTCACCCTTCACAGCCCCAGAAACCTGTCGGCACACCCAGCGGTCCAGGCAACAGCGGCAGCCCAGGCATGGGCATGAACACAGGCTTTAACCAGGCTGTGCTGAACAGTGGGCAGGCCCATGGGCTTATGAGTCAGAATATGGCACAGCAAGGGCAGATGATGAATGGCATGATGGGGCCAGCAGGTCGAGGAAGGGCGGCACCAGGCATGCAATACCAGGGCCAGACCATGCAGGGGACACCAGGAGGAGGTGGTGGCACACCAGGCGTCAGCTTGGCAGGCAGTGTTCTGGCAGAGACACTGACGCAAGGAGCACCTCAAATGAGTGCACACAATGCAATCAACCCTCAGCAAACAGGAAACCTAGTCAAG ATGGGTATGGGGGCCACAAATGGTCCTTTTGGACAGCAGTATGTGCAGGGCGCAGTGCAGCAGATGAACAGTGCTGGTGTTAATGTGCAGCTCCAGAACAAGGCAGCTCTCTCGAACAGCATCCAGCCCACGCTTAAGGGGGCGTCCAGTGTACAGAATCTG CTTCAACAGGTTCCAGCTGTGGGTATGATGCCAGGACAAGGGGCACCAGCTGCTCCCACCGCAGATCCTGAGAAGCGCAAGCTGATCCAGCAGCAGCTGGTCCTGCTGCTTCACGCACACAAGTGCCAGCGGCGTGAGCAGGCCAATGGCGAGGTGCAGCCCTGCCTGCTACCCCACTGTCGTACCATGAAGAATGTTCTCAACCACATGACCCACTGCCAGGCTGGCAAGTCCTGTCAAG tggcACACTGTGCATCCTCAAGACAAATTATTTCTCACTGGAAGAACTGCACACGGCATGACTGTCCAGTCTGTTTGCCTTTGAAGACTGCCAGCGACAAAAGAAACCAGCAGC CCATGCTGAATCCAACCAACACTGGCATACAAACACCCATGGGCACAGTGGGCAACACTCAGCCGACTGCTCCCAGTATCAACAGCGCCACCCACATAGACCCAAGCTCCATGCAGAGAGCCTATGAAGCTTTGGGTCTCCCATATGGAAACCAGTCTGCCTCACAGACACAGGGGTTGGGTCAGCAGACTTCTCAGAACCAGTCAATTCAGCAGCAGCTCCGGACCATGAACTCACTAG GCACTAACCAGATGAACATGGGCGGTAACGGTATGGGCATTTCCACTGCTGATCAGACGGGTCTCCACACTGACTCATCACTGCCATCATCCCTCAGCAA TCAGCTCATGTCAGATGGATCTGGTGTGGGGGGAATGGGGAATCTGCCATCAGCAACGGCACCTTCTATGCCTGGCATGGAAAAGACCTGGCATGAGCATGTCACTCAGGATCTGCGTAACCACCTTGTGCATAAACT CGTTCAAGCCATATTCCCCACTCCCGACCCGGCAGCACTGAAGGACAAACGAATGGAAAATCTAGTCGCTTATGCTCGCAAGGTGGAGGGTGACATGTATGAGTCTGCCAACAGCAGG GACGAGTATTACCACTTTCTAGCTGAGAAAATCTATAAGATCCAGAAGGAGCTGGAAGAGAAAAGGAAGTCAAGGCTTCAGAGACAGCCTCCCATTGGCACTCAGGGGGTTCAGCAGCCTGGTATTCCCCAGCCTAATGCCATGGGAACTGCACAAGCCATCCGGCCACCAA ATGGACCTCTGCCTATGTCCAGCGTGCCAAATCAGATAATGAACCGCTTGAAAGCTCCTCAAG GGCTGAATCAGTTTAACGCCATGGCGATGCAGAATGTACAGATATCTCAGTCCCCAGTAGGATCTCGAGCACCCTCCCCTATGAACCATCCAGCTCAAATGAACATGGGCTCTGTTAATACG GTGGGTATGTCTCCTTCAAGGATGATGCAAGCTCAAAGTATGATGGGAGCTCATGCAAACAACATGGTGGGCCAAACTCCCAACCAGAATCAATTTATGAACCAGACACAGTTCCCAAACTCTGCAGCTGCCGTGAATGTGAACTTGGCTCAACAGGCAGGACAGGCTGGTGTCACACAG CCTCAGCAGCAGAACTCTAATCTCTCCCTGAATGCTCTGGGTTCCCTGACTCCACAGCCTGCTATGTGTTCTACCCCTCCACCTCCCACCTCTGGCATGGTAGCCCCTAACCTGCAACACATGGCTCAGCCCTCCACACCTGCCTCTACCGGGAGTCAGgccacacccacccacataccCCGCCCTCCTTCAGTCCTGTGTGCCTCCCCCAACCCCTCACAACCACTTACGCCCCTGCAGTCCCAGCCAGAGCCTGCATTGCAGACACCACAGGCAGCCTCTGAGCAAGCGCAGCACCCTGCTACTCCG CTCTCTCAGGGAGCAGCTAACATGGATAATCAAGTACCCACCCCTGCATCTGAAGCAGACACGCACCCCCAACCAGAAATCCCTGTGGCCCTTCCTAAAACTGAGCCAGAAGAGGAGAAGCCGGACCTCGAGAGTGGCAAGAAGCAGCTTGATATCAAATCAGAG GATGAAGATATCAAGGCTTTGCCTGTAAAGAAGGAGGAGCCACAGAGTGCAGAGCCTAAGCAGGAGCCAATGGATTCAGAGGAGAAGAAACCAGAGGTGAAGACAGAAGCCAAAGAGGAGGAAGACAGTGAGCCTAGTGGTACAACTTCGTCCTCTCAGTCCCCTCAGACACACAAAAAGA TCTTTAAGCCAGAAGAGCTGAGACAGGCATTGATGCCCACATTGGAAGCTCTGTACAGGCAAGACCCTGAATCTCTGCCCTTTCGCCAGCCTGTGGACCCCATGCTGTTGGGCATTCCG GATTACTTTGACATAGTGAAGAATCCCATCGACCTGTCAACTATCAAGCGGAAGCTTGATACTGGTCAGTACCAGGAGCCCTGGCAGTATGTAGACGACATCTGGCTCATGTTTAATAATGCCTGGCTGTACAATCGCAAGACATCGAGGGTGTACAAATACTGCTCCAAACTGTCCGAGGTGTTTGAGCAGGAGATTGACCCAGTCATGCAAGGCCTGGGCTATTGCTGTGGGAGAAAG TATGAGTTCTCACCTCAAACTCTTTGCTGCTACGGCAAACAGCTGTGCACCATCTCCAGAGACGGCACATACTACAGCTACCAGAACAG GTATCACTTCTGTGAAAAGTGCTTCAACGAGATCCAGGGCGACAGCGTCACCCTGGGCGATGATCCTGCACAGCCTCAGAC TATGATATCAAAGGATCAATTTGAGAAGAAGAAAAATGACATGCTGGACCCTGAGCC TTTTGTTGAATGTAAAGATTGTTGCCGGAAGATGCATCAGATCTGTGTACTGCACTGTGATGCCATCTGGTCATCAGG atTTGTCTGTGATAACTGTCTTAAGAAGTCTGGAAAAACAAGAAAGGATAACAAGTTTTCTGCAAAAA GATTACAGAGTACGAGGTTGGGAACGTACATAGAGGACCGTGTGAACAAGTTCTTAAAGAGACAGAACCACCCTGAAGCTGGGGAAGTGTTTGTGCGGGTCGTGGCCAGCTCAGACAAGATGGTTGATGTCAAACCTGGAATGAAAGCTAG GTTTGTTGACTCAGGGGAGATGTCAGAAAGCTTTCCATACAGAACCAAAGCACTGTTTGCGTTTGAAGAGATAGATGGagtagatgtgtgttttttcGGCATGCACGTGCAGGAATATGGGTCAAACTGCCCATTTCCAAACACCAG gcgtGTATACATATCATACCTTGACAGTATTCACTTCTTTAAGCCTCGGTTGCTAAGGACTGCTGTCTACCATGAAATTCTGATTGGGTATCTGGAATATGTAAAGAAACTTGG TTACGTGATGGGTCACATTTGGGCCTGTCCACCAAGTGAAGGAGATGACTATATCTTCCATTGTCACCCTCCTGATCAGAAGATCCCCAAGCCCAAAAGACTGCAGGAATGGTATCGCAAAATGCTGGACAAATCTTTTGCAGAAAGAATTATTCATGACTATAAG GACATTTTCAAGCAGGCTACAGAGGATCGGCTGACAAGTGCCAATGAGCTGCCATATTTTGAGGGTGACTTTTGGCCCAATGTGCTGGAAGAGAGCATCAAAGAGCTGGAACaggaggaggaagagaggaAGAAGGAGGAGAGTACAGCCACCTCTGAGATAGTTGAG GGGAACCAGGCTGATagcaaaaatgccaaaaagaagaacaataAGAAGACCAACAAAAATAAGAGCAGCATGAGCCGAGCTAACAAGAAGAAGCCCGGAATGCCGAACGTAGCTAACGACCTGTCTCAAAAGCTCTATGCAACTATGGAGAAGCACAAAGAG gtGTTTTTTGTAATCCACCTCCACGCCGGGCCTGTAATCAACACCCTGCCCCCCATCGTGGACCCTGACCCCATGCTCACCTGTGACCTGATGGATGGCCGGGATGCCTTCCTGACGCTAGCACGGGACAAACACTGGGAGTTCAGCTCTTTGCGCCGCTGCAAGTGGAGCACTATGTGCATGCTGGTGGAGTTGCATAACCAGGGCCAGGACCGCTTTGTCTACACCTGCAATGAGTGCAAGCACCACGTAGAGACACGCTGGCACTGCACCGTCTGCGAG GACTTTGACTTGTGCATTAATTGCTACAAATCCAAGGGTCACGAGCATCAGATGGTGAAATGGGGTCTTGGCCTTGACGACGACAGCAGCAATCAAAGCAGTGAAGCTTCCAAGAGCCCACAGGAAAGCCGCCGCCTGAGCATACAGCGCTGCATCCAGTCTCTGGTGCACGCCTGCCAGTGTCGCAATGCGAACTGTTCACTGCCATCCTGCCAGAAGATGAAGCGGGTGGTGCAGCATACCAAGGGCTGCAAGCGCAAGACCAACGGGGGCTGTCCGGTCTGCAAGCAGCTTATTGCTCTGTGCTGCTACCATGCCAAGCACTGTCCAGAGAACAAGTGTCCTGTGCCATTTTGCTTAAACATAAAGCACAAGCTTCGGCAGCAGCAGATTCAACAGCGGCTGCATCAGGCCCAGATGATGAGGCGACGCATGGCGCTCATGCAGGGCCGCACCATGCAAAAACCCATGCCCTCACCTAATTCCGGAGCTCCCGGGACCCCAAACTCTCAGTCACAGCCACAGACGCCACAGCCATTACCAAACCAGCCCCAGGTGCCTACCCAAAACCTGGCTGTCATGCCCCAAGCCTTCACAAACAACGGGCACAGCAGTCAACCGCCCACACCAGGCAAACAAGGGCCTCAGTCCTCGCCCCTCCATCAGCAACAGTCTCCACTGCCCATGCCTCCGCAACAGCACCCTCAAGCACCGACACCACAACAGCAGCAATCGCTGGCTGCCCTGGCAGTGGCACGAAATATAGAGATGGCTGCCAAGGCAAAGCAGCAGCAAGAGCAGCAGTCAAACTTCCAGGTTAACATGAATGGCGTGCCCATGAACCAGCCTCGCATGATGGTGCCTATGCAGGTGATGGGGCCCCGAGGCCCACAGCCGATGCAAAGCATGCAGTCCGGGCCGTGGGGTCCTGGGATGCAAGGGGCCATGCAGAACCCACAGGCCCCTCAACCGCAGCAGGTGCCAATGCAGCAGGTCACTATGGTCTCTCAACAGCCTCAGGTAACGCAGCAGACTCAGCTGTTGCAACGACCCATGATGCAACCGCAACAAGCCCGGCCCATGCAGAGTGTCATGCCCCCGCAACCAGTGCCACCTCAAACACCACAGCAAATGGGCATTGCCCAGCGGGGGACAGGAAGCAGCATTGCGCCCGGTGCCCTCCAGGAGCTCCTTCGCACATTAAAGTCACCTAGTTCCCCTCAGCAACAGCAGCAAGTCTTAAATATTCTCAAGTCCAACCCCCACCTGATGGCTGCCTTCATCAAACAACGGACAGCAGCAAAGTACCAGGCTAGCCAGCCCCAGCAGGCCCCGCAGCAGCAACAGAACCCACAAGCCATGATGGCTGGCCAGCCAGGAATGCAGAATATAGCTGCCATGCAGGGTGGCCCAGTGATGAGACCTGGAATGCAACCTCAGCAGGCTGCTGCAGCACAGGGCTTGGGGGCTTTAGGGCCCCAGGGGCAACTAATGAATGCCGCTCACAACGGCAATCAGCAGCTTTATCGCCGGCAGCtcatgcagcagcagcagcagcaacagcaaCAAGGAGCCATGGCTCCTGGACAGGGAAGGTTTCCCCGGCCTCAAGGCGCAGCTAGCTACTCTCAGATACgaatgcagcagcagcagcaaatgGCCACTGGACCCATAAACCAGATGTCAGGCATGGCCCAAATTGGCCAGGCTGGAATTAACATGGACCCTTCGCAGAACATTATGCAGCAACGCATGCTgcagcagcaacaacaacaacaacaacagcagcagcTCCCACAGCAGATGTTAAAGCAGCAGCTGGGATCTCCACCGCAAGCCACCTTGATGAGCCCTCAGCCCCATATGCTGCCGGGACACCAGCAGGGCTCGCATTTACCTGGCCAGGCCATGGTTAATACATTAGGCAACCAAGTAAGGTCGCCTGCCCCAGTGCAATCGCCCCGTCCCCCTTCCCAGCAGCCCCCGCACTCTAGTCCCTCGCCGCGCATGCAGCCCCTGCCTTCTCCCCAGCATGCCTCACTGCACTCCAACTCCCCCCATCCCACTTTGGCTGGACCCATGTCAGGCTCCATGGACCAGGCACATCTGTGTACACCAGAGCAGAGCACCATGCTCCCTCAGCTTAACACACCAAACCGTAGAGGGCTGACCGATGACTTGGGTATGGTTGGGGACAGCACTGGAGACACATTAGAAGAGTTTGTGAAAAGATTGTAG